The following are encoded together in the Lusitaniella coriacea LEGE 07157 genome:
- a CDS encoding ATP-binding protein, with amino-acid sequence MKVLIVDAKISQHNTLTLVLRSRGYQVTACPDCQTAWQAYQERPCELLFLDWQQSTEEKQHLLQQIRDLTSPNPVTVAILAATTPSTELQAALDAGTDDYILQPISTESLQLRLTVLEKRICTSANAPTRRPILSLVTAVPSRFDQHTVPSVHHKTAALQQFPYIASHHLRQSLVQVKKQLTELLGQAERAELHPHATQQLQGILDRASFMQQLVSDVLIDTWKDRSDTILKPRRQNYMILDPQLRILEYSRDIKQFAEWSEAIAIGQDIRRGFPEFVGLEDLLATILDEQQEHFELSGIARSTQNNPNLFFDLEIVRYQHTTHHNPCLMVLVNDATERMIFQKRLVQSANQAELLLRRLTCTKDYTEKIVNSMADALIVTDRAGKIETLNLATETLFGYRQDELITQPISQLIAQEKSLIEAARANHNVKIEIVCQKKTGETLTVSFSCAAIETEEETENFIFVGRDVTQEKQAKAQIQQLNVSLRRRTQELETANRDLEAFSRNVAHDLRAPISHIEFFRQALEEEYAEQLEGEGIDYLQQIANSCQRMGQLIKDLLQLSQVNRTEMTVVPIDLSAIARYIATGLQEQSPERQVEFTIAPNTELYGSPGLLKVVLDNLMGNAWKYSSKRAIAKIEFGIDSKLDNGKNPIYFVRDNGAGFDMNHAHKLFRAFGRLHSQSEFEGTGVGLALVQRIIERHGGRIWAEGERDRGATFYFTIPMS; translated from the coding sequence ATGAAAGTTCTAATTGTTGATGCCAAAATTTCACAGCACAACACATTAACATTAGTTCTGCGATCGCGGGGGTATCAAGTTACCGCCTGTCCCGATTGTCAAACCGCTTGGCAAGCCTATCAAGAACGCCCCTGCGAACTGCTTTTTCTCGATTGGCAGCAAAGTACAGAAGAAAAACAACATCTCCTACAACAAATTCGCGATCTCACCTCTCCCAATCCCGTAACCGTTGCCATCCTAGCCGCCACAACCCCCTCCACAGAATTACAAGCGGCTCTTGATGCAGGGACGGACGATTATATTCTTCAACCTATTTCCACAGAATCTTTGCAGTTAAGACTCACTGTATTGGAAAAGCGCATTTGCACTTCTGCCAACGCTCCCACGCGCCGTCCTATCCTTTCCCTTGTCACGGCGGTTCCCTCAAGGTTCGACCAGCATACTGTCCCATCGGTTCATCATAAAACAGCAGCACTTCAACAATTTCCCTACATCGCCAGCCATCACCTTCGACAATCGCTGGTTCAAGTGAAAAAGCAATTAACCGAACTCTTGGGACAAGCGGAACGTGCGGAATTACATCCTCACGCCACCCAACAATTACAGGGGATTCTCGATCGCGCGAGTTTTATGCAACAGTTGGTAAGCGACGTGCTGATTGATACCTGGAAAGATAGAAGCGATACCATTCTCAAACCTCGCCGCCAAAACTATATGATTCTCGATCCCCAACTGCGCATTCTTGAATATTCTCGCGATATTAAGCAGTTTGCGGAATGGTCTGAGGCGATCGCGATCGGTCAAGATATTCGTCGGGGATTCCCGGAATTCGTCGGTCTAGAAGACCTACTCGCAACAATTCTCGACGAACAACAAGAACATTTTGAATTGTCGGGGATTGCTCGTTCCACTCAAAATAACCCCAATCTCTTTTTCGATCTTGAAATCGTTCGCTACCAACACACGACGCACCACAATCCTTGTCTGATGGTACTCGTGAATGATGCAACGGAGCGGATGATTTTTCAGAAGCGATTGGTGCAAAGTGCCAATCAAGCGGAATTATTACTCCGAAGACTCACTTGCACGAAGGATTACACCGAAAAAATTGTCAATTCAATGGCGGATGCTTTGATCGTGACCGATCGCGCAGGCAAAATTGAAACCCTTAATTTAGCCACAGAAACCCTCTTTGGCTATCGCCAAGATGAGTTAATCACTCAACCGATTTCCCAACTCATTGCCCAAGAAAAGTCTTTAATTGAGGCGGCGCGAGCCAATCATAATGTAAAAATTGAAATCGTTTGTCAGAAGAAAACCGGAGAAACACTTACCGTTTCTTTCTCTTGTGCTGCCATTGAAACAGAAGAGGAAACCGAAAACTTTATCTTTGTCGGTCGAGATGTCACCCAAGAAAAGCAAGCCAAAGCTCAAATTCAGCAACTCAATGTATCTCTGCGACGGCGTACCCAAGAACTCGAAACAGCAAATCGAGACTTAGAGGCATTTTCTCGGAACGTTGCCCACGATTTGCGCGCGCCGATTTCTCATATTGAATTTTTCCGACAGGCGTTAGAAGAAGAGTATGCAGAACAATTAGAGGGAGAGGGAATTGATTATCTCCAGCAGATTGCAAATTCTTGTCAGCGCATGGGACAACTGATTAAGGACTTGTTGCAACTCTCTCAGGTCAATCGCACGGAAATGACGGTGGTTCCCATCGATCTGAGCGCGATCGCGCGCTACATTGCTACCGGGCTTCAGGAACAGTCTCCCGAACGACAGGTCGAGTTTACCATTGCCCCCAATACGGAGCTGTATGGCAGTCCGGGGTTACTGAAGGTGGTTTTGGATAATTTGATGGGGAATGCTTGGAAATATTCCAGCAAACGCGCGATCGCGAAGATTGAATTTGGAATTGATTCAAAGTTAGATAACGGCAAAAACCCCATTTATTTCGTGCGCGACAATGGTGCGGGATTTGATATGAACCACGCCCACAAACTCTTTCGCGCTTTCGGTCGATTGCACTCTCAAAGCGAGTTTGAAGGAACGGGAGTGGGTTTAGCCCTCGTTCAACGCATTATCGAACGCCACGGGGGACGAATTTGGGCAGAAGGAGAACGCGATCGCGGTGCAACCTTCTATTTCACGATTCCGATGAGCTAG
- a CDS encoding ribonucleoside-diphosphate reductase subunit alpha, with translation MQQTLTSHKATSTQSPANIQAIRRDGSKTPLNIAKIRRVVEWATAGLDANPIALESALTTRLRDGVTTREIQDNLINCALEMCDPENPDWRYVAGRLHIWSLWKDTLVSRRAKSDIYDGMARDPESSKLAEQIYGNYAGVVRLLVEEGYYDPKIEESYTPKELAEAGSWINPDWDTDYDYAGAVLFSARYLLPDELPQEALLTCALLLASVEEKGKRLDWAKKFYRAIAQRQISLATPILANLRIPGGSLSSCFITAMDDNLESIYETLTDTARISKNGGGVGVNVSRIRATGSWVMGKKNASGGVIPWIKLLNDTAIAVNQGGRRAGAVTVSLDIWHLDVPEFLEMQAENGDRRRKAYDIFPQLVICDEFMRRVEQKQDWILVDPYEIRVKLGIELAQLWGEAFEEAYQKIEAAVAREALTLYKTVNARELFKHIMRAQVETGMPYLAFKDTINRENPNQHKGYIPGVNLCCESFSVVVPHKYAHCCNLVSLNLANIESDLLPEICQLSVRMLDNTIELTQPPFGAAQSHNDRFRTIGVGAMGLADWLAKNRLTYASLPEISHLFEDIGYYCTEASMHLAKERGAYPAFPGSEWSKGKLVGAKSVDWFVNNAYDVDRWIWLANDIQKYGIRNSHITAIAPNTSSSLVQGCTASILPVYSRFFYDKWAKGTVPIAPPFIKNCWWFYQENKTLDQKKVVQAVATIQQWIDTGISMELLFNLNAGVYFPEEPERSIQAKDIFETLLMAWKEGCKAVYYVRTVQKDDFKESDDTCAACAN, from the coding sequence ATGCAACAAACGCTAACGTCACACAAGGCTACATCTACTCAGAGTCCTGCCAATATCCAAGCAATTCGGCGAGATGGTTCCAAAACACCCCTCAACATTGCGAAAATCCGCCGAGTAGTCGAGTGGGCGACGGCTGGCTTAGACGCAAACCCAATCGCGCTGGAATCAGCCCTAACAACTCGCTTGCGGGATGGAGTGACCACCAGAGAGATACAGGATAACTTAATTAATTGCGCTTTGGAAATGTGCGATCCGGAAAATCCGGATTGGCGCTACGTTGCGGGACGGCTGCATATCTGGAGTTTGTGGAAAGATACCCTGGTGAGTCGCAGAGCAAAATCGGACATTTATGACGGGATGGCGCGAGATCCCGAATCTTCTAAACTTGCCGAACAAATCTATGGAAATTATGCGGGAGTCGTCCGTCTGCTTGTTGAAGAAGGCTATTACGATCCGAAAATTGAAGAATCTTACACCCCCAAAGAATTAGCAGAAGCGGGTTCCTGGATTAATCCCGACTGGGATACCGATTACGACTACGCAGGAGCCGTTTTATTTTCCGCGCGGTATTTACTCCCTGACGAACTTCCCCAAGAAGCACTCCTCACCTGTGCCTTGTTACTCGCCTCCGTTGAAGAGAAAGGAAAGCGTTTAGATTGGGCAAAAAAATTCTATCGCGCGATCGCGCAACGACAAATATCCCTCGCCACCCCCATCCTCGCCAACCTCAGAATTCCAGGCGGTTCCCTGAGTTCTTGTTTCATCACGGCGATGGACGACAACCTAGAGAGCATCTACGAAACCCTTACCGATACCGCCCGAATCTCCAAAAATGGCGGCGGAGTGGGCGTAAACGTCTCTCGCATTCGCGCCACCGGAAGCTGGGTGATGGGTAAGAAAAATGCCTCCGGGGGAGTCATTCCTTGGATCAAGTTGCTCAATGATACCGCGATCGCGGTCAACCAAGGCGGACGCAGAGCAGGTGCAGTCACCGTCAGTCTGGATATTTGGCATCTCGACGTTCCAGAATTCCTGGAAATGCAAGCCGAAAACGGCGACAGGCGGCGCAAAGCCTACGATATTTTCCCCCAACTCGTCATCTGCGACGAATTCATGCGTCGTGTCGAACAGAAACAGGATTGGATACTCGTCGATCCCTACGAAATTCGCGTCAAACTCGGCATCGAACTCGCCCAACTCTGGGGAGAAGCCTTTGAGGAAGCCTACCAGAAAATTGAAGCAGCCGTTGCTAGAGAAGCCCTCACCCTGTATAAAACCGTCAACGCTCGCGAACTATTCAAACACATCATGCGAGCGCAAGTTGAAACCGGAATGCCTTACTTGGCGTTCAAAGACACCATCAACCGCGAAAATCCCAACCAACACAAAGGTTACATTCCCGGCGTAAATCTCTGCTGCGAATCCTTCAGCGTTGTTGTTCCCCACAAATACGCTCACTGCTGCAACCTCGTTTCCCTCAACCTCGCCAACATTGAATCCGACCTCTTACCCGAAATTTGCCAACTGAGCGTCCGAATGCTCGATAACACTATCGAACTCACTCAACCCCCGTTTGGTGCGGCACAGAGTCATAACGATCGGTTTCGGACGATCGGAGTTGGTGCGATGGGACTCGCAGACTGGCTGGCAAAAAACCGCCTTACCTACGCGAGTTTGCCCGAAATTAGCCATCTCTTTGAAGATATCGGTTACTACTGTACCGAAGCGTCAATGCACCTCGCCAAAGAACGCGGTGCGTATCCTGCATTCCCCGGAAGCGAGTGGAGTAAAGGTAAACTTGTCGGCGCAAAATCCGTTGATTGGTTCGTTAACAATGCCTACGATGTCGATCGTTGGATCTGGCTGGCGAACGACATTCAGAAGTATGGGATTCGTAATTCTCACATTACCGCGATCGCGCCCAACACCTCCTCTTCCCTCGTACAAGGCTGTACCGCCAGCATCCTCCCCGTTTACTCCCGCTTCTTCTACGACAAATGGGCAAAAGGAACCGTCCCCATCGCACCGCCATTCATCAAAAACTGTTGGTGGTTCTACCAAGAAAACAAAACCCTCGATCAAAAGAAAGTCGTCCAAGCCGTCGCCACCATTCAACAATGGATTGACACCGGAATCTCAATGGAACTCCTTTTCAACCTCAACGCAGGCGTGTACTTCCCCGAAGAACCCGAACGCTCCATCCAAGCCAAAGACATCTTTGAAACGCTCCTCATGGCGTGGAAAGAAGGGTGCAAAGCGGTTTATTACGTTCGTACCGTTCAAAAGGACGACTTCAAAGAAAGTGACGACACCTGTGCGGCCTGTGCGAATTGA
- a CDS encoding XisI protein, with translation MKKLEFYRQCVERLLAQYAQGTLKTGEIEVQMIIERERDRYLILDVGWQGNRRIHTCTVHFNIEDGKIWIQENVTEAELGQALVEMGVAREDIILGFQVPSVRVYTAFGVA, from the coding sequence ATGAAGAAGCTAGAGTTCTATCGTCAATGTGTCGAACGATTGTTAGCGCAATATGCACAAGGAACTCTAAAGACTGGAGAGATTGAGGTCCAAATGATTATAGAGCGGGAGCGCGATCGTTATTTAATCTTAGATGTGGGTTGGCAGGGAAATCGCCGCATCCATACTTGCACGGTGCATTTTAATATTGAAGATGGCAAAATTTGGATTCAGGAGAATGTGACGGAAGCAGAGTTAGGTCAAGCGTTGGTGGAGATGGGAGTTGCACGAGAGGATATTATTTTGGGATTTCAAGTCCCCTCTGTTAGAGTGTACACTGCATTTGGTGTGGCTTGA